The Desulfurococcus sp. genome has a segment encoding these proteins:
- a CDS encoding asparagine synthetase A codes for MDEGCYLTRKPGTPIPVSSLLVGEKITIRARIKPLGSSRILLRDPTGERIVKLAGGKALEILSLPCETLVEITGVVNGEELTVDDYSILHKPLKPEVLCVDRIPEDPVEYTRKYHVYARHPDILRAVKTYSVVLKSSRSLLDKQGFTELPAPIIGYASDPGLRGAIKATLPLYGGVYEIQSSVIMYKQLYSSLLGKIYYVARNLRIEPPENAGTGRHLVEFTQLDVEASLSTASEMMKLAEEVVYKIVKHILDDYYELLTPKQASFLEKAVPKPPYPRVDYDSAVELLERKGCRVEHGRELSFNAEALLGEIYGTPVWVHGFPASSRGFYYVEDPGKPGYNVDYNLIMPGRSGEILDGGCREYRYEKLVEKIKRHGEPLEKYKWFLDLAEAGGIQPSCGWGLGLERLVKFIQGLQHVAYATPHPRIPGVIGP; via the coding sequence GTGGATGAGGGATGTTATTTAACACGTAAGCCTGGAACCCCTATACCTGTATCCAGCCTCCTAGTAGGCGAGAAGATAACTATAAGGGCTAGGATTAAACCATTAGGCTCCTCGAGAATCCTTCTGAGGGATCCCACAGGCGAGAGGATAGTAAAGCTGGCGGGAGGTAAAGCCCTCGAGATCCTCTCACTACCCTGCGAGACACTCGTGGAGATAACTGGAGTAGTAAACGGGGAGGAGCTTACTGTAGACGACTATAGTATTCTACACAAGCCTTTAAAACCCGAGGTACTCTGCGTTGACAGGATACCTGAGGATCCAGTCGAATATACTAGAAAATACCATGTATACGCTAGACACCCGGATATTCTGCGTGCAGTAAAAACCTACTCGGTTGTCTTGAAGTCATCTAGGAGCCTGCTGGATAAGCAGGGGTTCACGGAGCTCCCAGCTCCTATTATAGGGTATGCTAGCGATCCAGGCTTGCGGGGTGCTATAAAGGCTACTCTCCCCCTCTATGGAGGCGTCTACGAGATTCAAAGCAGCGTGATCATGTATAAGCAGCTGTATTCTTCGCTCCTCGGCAAAATATACTATGTGGCCAGAAACCTGAGGATCGAGCCTCCTGAGAACGCGGGTACAGGTAGACACCTCGTTGAGTTCACTCAGCTAGATGTTGAAGCCTCGCTCTCAACAGCTAGTGAAATGATGAAGCTAGCTGAGGAGGTAGTCTATAAGATAGTAAAACACATTCTCGACGACTACTACGAGCTACTCACCCCTAAGCAGGCAAGCTTCCTCGAGAAGGCTGTACCGAAACCCCCCTACCCGAGAGTAGACTATGATTCAGCAGTAGAACTCCTGGAGAGAAAGGGGTGTAGAGTCGAGCACGGTAGAGAGCTAAGCTTTAATGCTGAAGCACTACTCGGTGAAATCTACGGCACACCAGTATGGGTGCATGGATTCCCAGCCAGCAGTAGAGGATTCTACTACGTGGAGGATCCAGGGAAACCAGGATATAATGTAGACTACAACTTGATCATGCCTGGGCGGTCAGGCGAGATCCTCGATGGAGGATGCAGAGAGTACAGGTATGAGAAGCTAGTTGAAAAAATAAAACGCCATGGTGAACCCCTCGAGAAGTACAAGTGGTTCCTTGATCTAGCTGAAGCAGGCGGCATTCAGCCGTCGTGCGGGTGGGGGCTAGGCTTGGAGAGACTAGTTAAATTCATTCAGGGATTACAGCACGTAGCCTACGCTACACCACACCCGAGAATCCCGGGAGTCATAGGCCCCTAA
- the bgaS gene encoding beta-galactosidase BgaS: MYEFPKNFMLGYSWAGFQFEMGLKGSEVPGSDWWVWVHDKENIAAGIVSGDLPENGPAYWHLYSKDHDIAEKLGMNAMRGGIEWARIFPEPTFDVKVTVDRDEEGRIISIDIPESALEELEKKADMEALKHYKEIYSDWRSRGKTFILNLYHWPLPLWLHDPIKVRKLGPDRAPSGWLDDRSIVEFAKFAAFIAYHLDDYVDMWSTMNEPNVVYEQGYSRPKSGFPPGYLSLEAMEKARLNIIYAHARAYDAIREHSKKPVGVIYAYAWLDPLSEGIEEDVRRIREGSYGFVDSIYFGESKIVGEGRRELKGRLDWLGVNYYSRIAFDKVGGQVTPVPGYGFAGVRKGYAKSGRPCSDFGWEIYPEGLEKLLRELGGRYKLPIIVTENGIADEADRYRPYYLVSHLKAVHDAIKAGVDVRGYLHWSLVDNYEWAEGFRMRFGLVKVDYETKKRYLRPSALVFREIATQKAIPEELEHLIDLKPILRENLVPL; encoded by the coding sequence TTGTATGAATTCCCTAAGAACTTCATGCTAGGCTACTCCTGGGCAGGCTTCCAGTTCGAGATGGGCTTGAAGGGTAGCGAGGTACCAGGCAGTGACTGGTGGGTCTGGGTGCACGATAAGGAGAATATAGCAGCTGGGATTGTAAGCGGGGATCTACCGGAGAACGGGCCTGCCTACTGGCATTTATACTCGAAGGATCACGATATAGCGGAGAAGCTCGGCATGAATGCTATGAGAGGCGGGATAGAGTGGGCTCGCATCTTCCCGGAGCCGACATTCGATGTAAAAGTGACTGTTGATAGAGATGAAGAAGGCAGAATAATTTCTATTGATATCCCTGAGAGCGCGTTAGAGGAGCTCGAGAAGAAGGCGGATATGGAGGCCCTCAAGCACTACAAGGAGATCTACTCGGATTGGAGGAGCCGGGGGAAGACTTTCATATTAAACCTCTACCACTGGCCTCTACCTTTATGGCTACACGACCCTATAAAAGTACGCAAGCTTGGACCCGATAGAGCTCCAAGCGGGTGGCTTGATGATAGGAGTATAGTTGAGTTCGCGAAGTTCGCGGCTTTCATAGCCTACCATCTAGACGACTACGTGGATATGTGGAGCACTATGAACGAGCCGAACGTCGTCTACGAGCAGGGCTATAGCCGGCCTAAATCAGGCTTTCCACCCGGCTACTTAAGCCTTGAAGCTATGGAGAAGGCTAGACTCAACATTATATACGCTCACGCTAGAGCATACGATGCTATAAGAGAGCACTCGAAGAAGCCTGTGGGAGTAATCTACGCTTACGCTTGGCTTGACCCTCTAAGCGAGGGTATTGAGGAGGATGTTAGGAGGATAAGAGAAGGCAGCTACGGCTTCGTTGACTCTATATACTTCGGTGAGTCAAAGATTGTGGGTGAAGGGCGGAGAGAGCTGAAGGGGAGGCTCGACTGGCTTGGAGTAAACTACTATTCAAGAATAGCTTTCGATAAAGTAGGCGGGCAGGTCACACCTGTACCCGGATACGGGTTTGCAGGGGTTAGAAAAGGCTACGCGAAGTCAGGGAGGCCTTGCAGCGACTTCGGATGGGAGATCTACCCGGAGGGCTTGGAGAAACTTCTCAGAGAACTCGGTGGGAGATACAAGCTCCCCATTATAGTGACAGAGAATGGGATAGCTGATGAAGCTGATAGGTATAGACCCTACTATCTTGTAAGCCATCTTAAAGCCGTGCACGATGCAATCAAGGCAGGTGTTGATGTTAGAGGATACCTCCACTGGTCGCTAGTCGACAACTACGAGTGGGCTGAAGGCTTCAGAATGAGGTTCGGGCTGGTTAAAGTTGACTATGAGACCAAGAAACGGTACCTCAGGCCAAGCGCACTCGTATTCAGGGAGATAGCAACTCAGAAAGCAATACCAGAAGAACTAGAGCACTTAATAGACTTAAAGCCTATTCTAAGAGAAAATCTAGTCCCGCTATAA
- a CDS encoding AbrB/MazE/SpoVT family DNA-binding domain-containing protein, whose translation MIESKEYIVRVSRKGQIVIPVEVRRAFGIKDRVAVRVEDGEIKIIPVKPMEELFGVDGEAMKRVALEVSEERLREIENE comes from the coding sequence TTGATTGAAAGTAAGGAATACATTGTACGTGTTAGTAGGAAAGGGCAGATTGTAATACCCGTCGAGGTACGCAGGGCCTTCGGTATCAAGGATAGAGTTGCCGTGAGAGTAGAGGATGGTGAAATCAAGATCATACCTGTAAAACCCATGGAAGAACTCTTTGGTGTTGATGGAGAAGCCATGAAGAGAGTTGCACTTGAAGTAAGTGAGGAGAGATTACGGGAGATAGAGAATGAGTAG
- a CDS encoding type II toxin-antitoxin system VapC family toxin: MSRYVIDAGVLALYFAGDERVKNYMDRVLRGIDEGYICEVNLAEFYYKTGEILGVEVADIRYISIRNSRIKLVPVQGELTRQAAKYKIMYGRKISLADAFLIALAKKINGIVLTTDKRIKEVLEDKCIYFSID; the protein is encoded by the coding sequence ATGAGTAGATATGTTATTGATGCCGGCGTGCTTGCATTATACTTTGCGGGAGATGAACGAGTTAAGAATTACATGGATAGAGTTCTCAGAGGTATCGATGAAGGCTATATATGTGAAGTTAACCTAGCAGAATTCTACTATAAGACAGGGGAGATCCTTGGAGTAGAAGTCGCAGATATTAGGTATATATCGATAAGGAATTCTAGAATAAAACTGGTTCCAGTGCAAGGAGAACTCACTAGACAAGCTGCTAAGTATAAAATAATGTATGGGAGAAAGATATCGTTAGCTGACGCATTCCTCATAGCCTTAGCAAAAAAGATTAACGGAATAGTATTAACAACTGATAAAAGAATAAAAGAGGTACTTGAAGACAAATGCATATACTTCAGTATAGATTAA